From the genome of Clostridium sp. BNL1100, one region includes:
- a CDS encoding HAD family hydrolase, giving the protein MRISAISIDMFQTLINVDKRAENIWRAILGEQYHPDSIKKYIQEYYIFLSKAMGKVYETNEFINLRTIFTDIFSLIKHNNNYNFIAEEAADILMEEHSKSCFFTDATAFLNQWNHSCELWISSDADHIMIDPLLSKIEFDKKFISEDLKAYKQDKKNRFFKKVLLETCIDRDEILHIGDSPSDVIGAKNVGIKTCWINRLKTEWNKQSTPDYIIYDLMELPELLQRIEG; this is encoded by the coding sequence ATGAGAATATCTGCTATTAGCATTGATATGTTTCAAACACTAATCAATGTGGATAAAAGAGCTGAAAATATCTGGAGGGCAATATTAGGGGAACAATATCATCCGGATTCAATAAAAAAATATATACAGGAATATTACATTTTTTTAAGTAAAGCAATGGGAAAGGTTTATGAGACAAATGAATTTATAAACTTGAGAACAATTTTTACAGATATATTTTCACTTATAAAACATAATAACAACTACAATTTTATAGCTGAAGAAGCAGCTGACATACTGATGGAAGAACACTCAAAATCGTGTTTCTTCACTGATGCAACGGCATTTTTAAACCAGTGGAATCATTCTTGTGAGTTATGGATATCAAGTGATGCAGATCATATTATGATTGACCCATTATTATCTAAAATAGAATTTGACAAGAAATTTATATCTGAGGATCTAAAAGCATATAAGCAGGATAAAAAAAACAGATTTTTTAAAAAGGTGCTTTTAGAAACGTGTATTGACAGAGATGAAATATTGCATATCGGAGACAGTCCTTCTGATGTAATAGGAGCAAAGAATGTAGGCATTAAAACCTGTTGGATTAACCGTCTGAAAACGGAATGGAACAAACAATCCACACCAGATTACATAATATACGATTTAATGGAATTACCTGAACTTTTGCAGAGAATTGAAGGTTAA
- a CDS encoding ABC transporter permease: protein MKYILRRFVTLLLTLFLVSVLTFIAFDIIPGDPVELILGTQASPERITALRTQLGLNESLPVRYFDWLSGLLKFNAGNSIQYSRPVNSLISNSFPVTVWLTLISFSLIVLFSIPLGIFAAKWKNKLIDKIISTVTMFSVSIPNFFLGVIFIWLFGIVFKLFSPGRYVDYHENFLGFLNYLIFPALAIAIPNIGISVKFLRTSLIGQMNADYVRTAYSKGNRDIAVLCRHVFRNALAPLMTLFGMIIVEILSGSIVIEQVFALPGIGRLLISSITFRDLPVIESLAIYIAFIVVFINFAVDIALQLIDPRIKIK from the coding sequence ATGAAATACATACTCAGAAGGTTTGTAACTCTACTTTTGACACTGTTTTTAGTATCGGTTTTAACCTTTATAGCATTTGATATTATTCCCGGTGATCCTGTGGAATTAATTTTGGGAACACAGGCATCACCGGAAAGGATAACAGCTTTAAGAACCCAGTTAGGATTAAATGAAAGCTTGCCCGTCAGATATTTCGACTGGTTATCAGGATTATTAAAATTTAATGCCGGAAACTCAATTCAGTATTCAAGACCGGTTAATTCGCTGATTTCCAACAGCTTTCCCGTAACTGTATGGCTGACTCTTATATCTTTTTCGCTTATTGTGCTTTTTTCAATACCACTTGGTATATTTGCTGCAAAGTGGAAAAACAAATTAATAGATAAGATTATCAGCACGGTAACAATGTTTAGTGTATCGATTCCAAACTTCTTTCTGGGAGTGATTTTCATTTGGCTATTTGGAATTGTTTTTAAATTGTTTTCACCTGGAAGATATGTGGATTATCATGAAAATTTTTTAGGCTTTTTGAATTATTTGATATTTCCGGCCTTGGCAATTGCCATACCCAATATCGGAATATCAGTGAAATTTTTAAGGACATCTCTTATAGGTCAAATGAATGCAGACTATGTTAGAACTGCCTACAGTAAAGGCAACAGGGACATTGCTGTCCTGTGCAGACATGTATTCAGAAATGCTTTAGCACCTTTAATGACTTTATTTGGCATGATAATTGTTGAAATCTTGTCAGGCAGCATAGTAATTGAGCAAGTGTTTGCATTACCGGGTATAGGCCGTTTACTGATTTCATCAATAACCTTCAGGGATTTACCTGTAATCGAATCACTTGCTATCTATATTGCTTTTATTGTAGTATTTATTAATTTTGCAGTTGATATAGCATTACAGTTAATTGATCCGAGGATAAAAATAAAGTAA
- a CDS encoding sulfite exporter TauE/SafE family protein, which translates to MNIILQIEGMTCTGCETRIENAVKKLDGIINVKAIYSSSNVYVTYNEDAVKLNKIIETIERLDYTVKNKPKDMSNNIQTSNIPDKKSEWPGAGQVAGIAVIILALYVIIKNTIGFNFVPDVNQSMGYGILFFIGLLTSLHCVAMCGGINLSVCVRYKASAGDSKFDKLKPSVLYNIGRVISYTIVGGIVGGIGSVVSFSGTAKGVVAILSGIFMVIMGINMLNIFPALRKLNPRMPKIFAKKVHENSGSRGPLLVGMLNGLMPCGPLQAMQLYALGTGSAMAGALSMFLFSLGTVPLMFGFGAVSSFLSSKFTHKMMKVSAVLVLILGIIMLNRGLSLSGFNTSIVLGASSSEGGVAKIEGNVQVVTTKLDSGRYSPITVQKGIPVKWTITADQSDINGCNNRINIPEYNIENLPLKAGENVIEFTPDSEGKFVYSCWMGMISSNIKVVGDLSAVSAEDSTSDTDSQGTVSGSGGCCGAASKATKFANGKIPTDEVAISKVNGDKQEVTVTVNDYGYSPAVVVLQKGIPAKIKFDTDQLNICNSIIVFPEYQAQMDLKSEKETPELSPTLDFTFQCGMGMLHGYVKVVDNINTINIEEIKDEVNSYTPSAGASAGGCCG; encoded by the coding sequence ATGAATATAATTCTTCAAATAGAAGGCATGACTTGTACGGGTTGCGAAACGAGAATAGAAAATGCAGTTAAAAAACTGGACGGAATTATAAATGTTAAGGCAATTTACAGCAGTTCAAATGTTTACGTAACCTATAATGAAGATGCCGTTAAGCTGAATAAAATAATAGAAACAATTGAAAGACTGGATTATACGGTAAAAAATAAGCCAAAAGATATGTCAAATAACATACAGACTTCAAATATTCCCGATAAAAAGTCGGAGTGGCCGGGAGCCGGGCAGGTTGCGGGAATAGCAGTAATTATACTCGCCCTTTACGTAATTATAAAAAATACGATTGGGTTTAATTTTGTACCTGATGTAAACCAGTCAATGGGGTACGGAATTCTGTTTTTTATAGGGCTGCTGACATCACTTCATTGTGTGGCCATGTGCGGAGGGATAAATCTATCGGTATGCGTCCGATACAAAGCTTCAGCCGGGGATTCAAAATTTGACAAACTAAAACCAAGCGTGTTATACAACATAGGACGTGTAATTTCCTATACCATCGTAGGTGGGATTGTAGGAGGAATAGGCTCAGTTGTAAGTTTTTCAGGTACTGCTAAGGGTGTAGTTGCAATTCTATCGGGTATTTTTATGGTTATAATGGGTATAAATATGTTGAATATTTTTCCTGCACTTCGAAAATTGAATCCCAGAATGCCCAAGATTTTTGCCAAAAAAGTACATGAAAACAGCGGAAGCCGTGGGCCTTTGTTGGTTGGAATGCTGAATGGACTTATGCCCTGCGGACCTTTGCAGGCAATGCAGCTATATGCACTGGGCACGGGAAGTGCCATGGCAGGAGCCTTATCAATGTTTCTATTCAGCCTTGGAACGGTTCCCCTGATGTTTGGGTTTGGTGCTGTCAGCTCATTTCTCAGCAGCAAATTTACACACAAAATGATGAAGGTAAGTGCTGTACTGGTATTGATTCTTGGTATTATAATGTTAAACAGAGGGCTTTCACTTTCGGGATTTAATACAAGCATAGTCCTTGGTGCATCATCTTCTGAAGGAGGAGTTGCAAAAATAGAGGGAAATGTTCAGGTAGTTACCACAAAGCTTGATTCCGGAAGGTACAGTCCTATAACGGTTCAAAAAGGTATTCCTGTAAAATGGACAATTACAGCTGATCAAAGTGATATAAACGGCTGTAACAACAGAATAAACATACCTGAATACAATATTGAGAATCTGCCATTGAAGGCCGGAGAAAATGTTATTGAATTTACCCCGGACAGTGAAGGAAAATTTGTTTACAGCTGCTGGATGGGAATGATTAGTAGCAATATAAAGGTTGTCGGTGATCTGTCTGCTGTAAGTGCTGAAGATTCAACTTCCGACACCGATTCTCAGGGTACTGTTTCCGGTTCAGGAGGGTGTTGTGGAGCAGCCTCGAAGGCTACTAAATTTGCAAATGGCAAGATTCCTACTGACGAGGTAGCCATTTCAAAGGTAAACGGAGATAAACAGGAGGTAACTGTAACAGTAAACGATTACGGGTATTCACCTGCGGTTGTTGTTTTGCAAAAGGGAATACCTGCTAAAATAAAGTTTGATACAGACCAATTAAACATATGCAACAGCATAATTGTATTTCCGGAGTATCAGGCACAGATGGATTTGAAAAGTGAAAAGGAAACACCTGAATTGTCGCCGACTCTTGACTTTACCTTCCAATGCGGAATGGGTATGTTACACGGCTATGTAAAGGTGGTAGATAATATAAATACAATTAATATTGAAGAAATAAAGGATGAAGTAAACAGCTATACACCATCTGCGGGAGCGTCAGCAGGAGGGTGCTGCGGCTAA
- a CDS encoding C40 family peptidase produces MKQKITKALAGCIIALIFAFASTAVMAATMPAKVTGTNVKMRKASTTSSSIVTKLTNAKVTVTDHSKGWYKVSYNKKTGWVNGNYVKLQSVKGAINANGVNFRKSAGTSSKVISSLKKSTSVQILDVVKGWNKVKIGSKVGYVSSKFVNISSASTKTSRSVNVVAFSAVEDDGSVNSKLIAYAREFEGVRYVYGGTNPQTGFDCSGFVGYVYKKFDVNLNRSAQGMYSNGVKVAKAQLKAGDILFFDASSRKASGQIDHAGIYIGGNTFIHASSSNGKVRVQKLSEYRGTYIGAKRVI; encoded by the coding sequence ATGAAACAAAAGATTACCAAGGCACTTGCAGGATGTATTATTGCCCTGATTTTTGCATTTGCATCTACGGCTGTAATGGCTGCAACAATGCCGGCAAAAGTTACAGGTACAAATGTTAAAATGAGAAAGGCATCGACAACATCTTCTTCAATTGTTACCAAATTGACAAATGCAAAAGTAACTGTAACTGACCACTCCAAAGGCTGGTACAAGGTTTCGTATAACAAGAAAACCGGCTGGGTGAACGGCAATTATGTTAAATTGCAGTCTGTAAAAGGAGCAATAAATGCAAATGGCGTCAATTTCAGGAAAAGTGCCGGAACTTCAAGCAAGGTTATAAGCTCGCTTAAAAAAAGTACTTCCGTACAGATTCTTGATGTTGTAAAGGGTTGGAACAAGGTTAAAATAGGTTCAAAGGTGGGCTATGTATCATCTAAATTTGTGAATATTTCATCTGCCAGTACAAAAACGTCCAGATCGGTAAATGTAGTTGCATTCTCAGCCGTTGAGGACGATGGCTCTGTAAACAGTAAACTAATTGCGTATGCCCGTGAGTTTGAAGGGGTCAGATATGTTTATGGTGGAACGAATCCACAAACCGGTTTTGATTGTTCAGGTTTTGTAGGCTACGTATACAAAAAGTTTGATGTCAATCTTAACAGGTCGGCACAGGGTATGTATTCCAACGGAGTTAAGGTAGCAAAGGCCCAGCTAAAGGCAGGAGATATATTATTTTTTGATGCTTCAAGTAGAAAAGCATCAGGACAAATAGACCACGCAGGAATTTATATTGGTGGTAATACCTTTATTCATGCATCTTCATCAAACGGCAAAGTCCGCGTACAAAAGCTGTCAGAATACAGGGGTACTTATATTGGAGCAAAAAGAGTAATTTAG
- a CDS encoding metallophosphoesterase, which produces MKKRLLMCLFTVFMLISLSFNCFHAEASLFSGQLKDSCKEKPFTMVWLSDSQYYAKSYPQIYDCLGDWFVKKYKHNSFGYLIVSGDIVDNASCLNQWEVSSRNFKKLDDANVPYGVLAGNHDVMMNGLNYSIFKSYFGASRYIDKPWYGGSMDDNRNHYDLISFSSHDFIILYLGFSSETSLETTTWVNGVLEKYPDRNAILVLHEYLNEDGEMTEKARIVSDSIVLKNDNVFMVLCGHYHGAQKKVKMVCNSDGTTRKVLEILSDYQKAPNGGNGFLRFLKFCPRSGTLKVSLYSPYSKKDSYFGEGIDNFTETIELID; this is translated from the coding sequence ATGAAAAAAAGACTGTTAATGTGTTTATTTACTGTATTTATGCTGATTTCATTGTCCTTTAACTGTTTCCATGCAGAAGCATCACTCTTTTCCGGTCAATTAAAAGATTCCTGTAAGGAAAAGCCTTTTACTATGGTATGGCTTTCCGACTCTCAGTACTATGCCAAAAGCTATCCTCAAATTTATGATTGTCTTGGGGATTGGTTTGTCAAAAAGTACAAGCATAACTCTTTTGGATATTTGATTGTATCAGGCGATATTGTGGACAATGCAAGCTGTTTAAACCAATGGGAGGTTTCAAGCCGAAACTTTAAAAAACTTGATGATGCAAATGTGCCTTATGGTGTTCTGGCTGGTAATCATGACGTTATGATGAATGGACTTAATTATAGCATATTTAAAAGTTATTTTGGTGCTTCCCGATATATAGATAAGCCTTGGTACGGAGGCAGCATGGATGATAACCGTAACCACTACGACCTAATATCTTTTAGCTCTCATGATTTTATTATACTATACCTAGGTTTTAGTAGCGAAACTTCTCTTGAAACAACAACTTGGGTAAATGGAGTTCTTGAAAAGTACCCAGACAGAAATGCTATTCTGGTTTTACATGAATATCTTAACGAAGATGGAGAGATGACAGAAAAGGCCCGGATAGTTTCGGACAGTATTGTCCTTAAAAACGACAATGTCTTTATGGTATTGTGCGGACATTATCATGGTGCTCAAAAAAAGGTTAAAATGGTTTGCAATTCTGATGGGACTACAAGAAAGGTTCTGGAGATTCTCTCTGATTATCAGAAGGCCCCAAATGGCGGTAACGGATTTTTACGATTTCTCAAATTCTGTCCCCGCTCCGGCACCCTTAAAGTTTCCTTGTATTCTCCATATTCTAAAAAGGACAGCTATTTTGGAGAAGGTATTGATAATTTTACTGAAACTATAGAGTTAATTGATTAA
- a CDS encoding uroporphyrinogen decarboxylase family protein, with amino-acid sequence MCVDQMTPRERMYAFKHQQAVDRIPCGLCPGDYIYKLVGDSVSDLYLSSKQIVKSQIQARKVYEIQSAGTGPIVNGIAEAVGCKVIYPKHDTPYISENIINDYNDYKKLEIPDPRKSGRLNIILEALEELLECLGNELPIVSEIPGPLTTASNIRGLENLMIDLYENPEFAKEMIEFSLKSTVEYINEASKLGVEFSISDPVASLIGDSFFQEFEFPFLKELVQSVVNLTKETPLMHICGNTTKLLGQIADTGAGIISLDEKVDMETAKNEIGSKVALYGNISPTKVMLSGRPVDVFNEAKRCIQKASDNPKGFVLGLGCGMPIDTPEENIYALLESVRKFGQYPLKGEFNINENICY; translated from the coding sequence GTGTGTGTGGATCAAATGACACCAAGGGAAAGAATGTACGCATTTAAACATCAGCAGGCTGTTGACAGAATACCTTGCGGTCTTTGTCCTGGAGATTATATATATAAATTGGTGGGAGACAGTGTTTCAGATTTATATTTATCTTCCAAACAAATTGTAAAATCCCAAATTCAGGCTCGAAAAGTTTATGAAATACAGTCTGCCGGTACCGGACCAATAGTAAACGGTATAGCCGAAGCAGTAGGCTGTAAAGTAATTTATCCTAAACATGACACACCTTACATATCTGAAAATATCATTAATGATTACAATGATTATAAAAAGTTGGAGATTCCCGATCCTCGAAAAAGCGGAAGATTAAATATCATATTGGAAGCACTTGAGGAACTTTTGGAATGTTTGGGAAATGAACTTCCTATTGTATCTGAAATTCCCGGTCCGTTGACAACTGCATCCAATATACGGGGATTAGAGAATTTGATGATTGATTTATATGAAAATCCGGAGTTTGCAAAGGAAATGATTGAATTTTCACTAAAAAGTACTGTTGAATATATAAATGAAGCCTCAAAACTAGGGGTTGAATTTAGTATTTCAGACCCTGTTGCATCTCTTATAGGTGATTCCTTTTTTCAAGAATTTGAATTTCCGTTTCTAAAAGAACTAGTGCAAAGTGTTGTAAATTTGACAAAAGAAACTCCATTAATGCACATCTGCGGGAACACTACGAAATTGCTGGGACAGATTGCAGACACGGGAGCAGGGATAATCAGTCTTGATGAAAAGGTGGATATGGAAACTGCTAAAAATGAAATAGGCTCTAAGGTTGCATTATATGGTAATATAAGTCCTACTAAAGTTATGTTGTCAGGACGTCCTGTTGATGTTTTTAATGAAGCGAAGAGATGCATACAAAAAGCTTCAGATAATCCGAAAGGATTTGTTCTGGGTCTAGGATGCGGTATGCCAATCGATACGCCGGAAGAAAATATTTATGCGTTGCTTGAATCAGTCAGAAAGTTTGGACAATATCCGTTAAAAGGGGAATTTAATATAAATGAGAATATCTGCTATTAG
- a CDS encoding ABC transporter substrate-binding protein — protein MYLAKKLKGALALVLSLTFLLGVTGCSSSNPSPITSTNTEGTVKNGGNFTFGITTEPDHLDPYLASAAETREILFNIFEGLVKSDKDGNIIPAVAESYDVSKDSLTYSFKIRKGLKFHNGSDVTSADVKYSLEKAMSLSVAGMDNVKSVDAPDAYNITVNLKSADSDFLPYLTIAIVPKDYSDGDVHPVGTGPFVFDSFTPQQSLILKKNPNYWQKELPHLDKVTFKIASDTNALLLELQAGSIDGSTVYNDQTLSKQLDPNTFKIEQANSNSIQQLNLNNSVKPFDNVKVRQAISYAVDPDEIIETVVYGKGTRVGTPVIPGLKTYFDSSLTNAYKKDIEKAKQLLSDAGYPNGFSFTISVPSNYQVHVDSAQVIVNQLKSIGITASIKQVDWATWLSKVYKERQYEATIISVDGINVSPRSYLERYVSTNASNFINYKSSDFDSLYKKAKDEPDASKRVELYKQAQQMLSKDAASVYIQDIAALTALRKNISGFTPYPLYVFDASTLYYTSESK, from the coding sequence ATGTATTTAGCAAAAAAGTTAAAGGGTGCATTAGCTTTGGTTTTATCCCTTACTTTCCTTTTAGGAGTTACAGGATGCAGCAGCAGTAATCCTTCTCCGATAACCAGTACCAACACGGAAGGTACTGTGAAGAACGGAGGAAACTTTACATTTGGTATAACAACGGAGCCGGATCACCTTGATCCATATCTTGCATCGGCTGCAGAGACTCGTGAGATTCTTTTTAATATTTTTGAAGGTCTTGTCAAATCCGATAAAGACGGAAATATTATCCCTGCGGTAGCTGAAAGCTATGATGTTTCCAAGGACTCTCTTACATATAGCTTCAAGATAAGAAAAGGACTAAAATTCCATAATGGAAGTGATGTTACTTCTGCGGATGTTAAATATTCTCTGGAAAAGGCTATGAGCTTGTCGGTTGCAGGTATGGACAATGTTAAGTCAGTGGATGCACCTGATGCTTACAACATAACGGTTAATCTGAAGAGTGCCGATAGTGACTTCTTACCATACCTGACTATTGCCATTGTACCAAAGGATTATTCGGATGGCGATGTCCACCCTGTAGGAACAGGCCCATTTGTATTTGATTCTTTTACACCTCAACAATCCTTAATATTAAAGAAAAACCCTAATTACTGGCAAAAAGAATTACCTCATCTTGATAAAGTAACTTTTAAAATTGCGTCTGATACAAATGCGTTGTTGTTGGAATTACAAGCGGGTAGCATAGACGGGTCAACGGTTTATAATGATCAAACCCTTTCAAAGCAGCTTGATCCCAATACATTTAAGATTGAACAGGCAAATTCCAATTCGATACAGCAATTAAATCTAAATAATTCCGTAAAGCCTTTTGATAATGTTAAAGTACGTCAGGCAATCAGTTATGCTGTAGACCCTGACGAAATAATAGAAACTGTAGTATACGGAAAAGGTACAAGGGTTGGAACACCGGTAATACCGGGTTTAAAGACTTACTTTGATTCAAGCCTGACTAATGCATATAAAAAGGACATTGAAAAGGCTAAACAATTGTTAAGTGATGCGGGTTATCCCAACGGTTTTAGCTTTACAATCTCTGTACCATCCAATTATCAGGTTCATGTGGATTCAGCACAAGTAATTGTAAATCAGCTGAAAAGTATCGGTATTACCGCTTCTATAAAGCAGGTGGATTGGGCTACCTGGTTAAGTAAGGTCTATAAGGAAAGACAATATGAAGCTACTATTATTTCTGTTGATGGTATCAATGTATCACCTAGAAGTTACTTGGAAAGATATGTTTCAACCAATGCATCGAATTTTATAAACTATAAGAGTTCAGATTTTGATTCACTTTACAAGAAAGCAAAAGATGAACCGGATGCTTCAAAAAGAGTGGAATTGTACAAGCAGGCACAGCAAATGTTATCCAAAGATGCTGCAAGTGTGTATATTCAGGATATTGCGGCATTGACGGCACTAAGAAAAAACATATCGGGATTTACACCATATCCGTTATATGTCTTTGATGCTTCAACCCTGTATTATACGAGTGAATCAAAATGA
- a CDS encoding heavy metal translocating P-type ATPase, whose amino-acid sequence MDRKESLKITGMSCAACAARIEKGLNKLEGVKNANVNFAVEKATVEYDDSMTDSAKFQEIIEKLGYGVIKESAKSGNKIELKLSGMSCAACSAKIEKKLSKTEGIVKAAVNLATEKANIEYDPSTVKVSDIIKIVEGLGYGAEKAEEVNTDTEKEQREKEIKSLKLSLIVSAVLSTPLVLAMILGMLNLDSPLLSLLHNQYFQLIIATPVQFIIGFRFYKHAYYALKSKSANMDVLIAMGTSAAYFFSLYNVFFEEVHKGMMKDLYFEAAAVIITLILLGKYLEAVAKGKTSEAIKKLMGLQAKTARVLRNGTEEDIPIEDVLPGDVVIVRPGEKIPVDGKILEGNSSIDESMLTGESLPVEKKAGDVVIGATINKFGTFRFEATKVGKDTALSQIIKMVEDAQGSKAPIQKIADKVSGIFVPVVVAIALLTFVIWLLVTGDVTKAIVSAVAVLVIACPCSLGLATPTAIMVGTGKGAENGILIKGGEHLEMAYKLNAVVLDKTGTITKGEPEVTDIVVIDTSYTEKEILRLAAITEKSSEHPLGVAIYEHGKKELSKINDPDKFEAIPGRGVMSVIDGKTIYMGTRKLMSEQGIDMGNVEADIARLEDEGKTAMLMSIDNKLTALVAVADTLKENSKEAIEELKNIGIDVYMITGDNKRTANAIAKLVGITNVLAEVLPENKAEEVEKLKAQGKIVAMVGDGINDAPALATADIGMAIGTGTDVAIEAADITLMRGDLRTIPAAIRLSRKTMTKIKQNLFWAFFYNIIGIPFAALGLLNPMIAGGAMAFSSVSVVTNSLSLKGYEPMDTRKFDTVEEWQKQEWNTGKKQ is encoded by the coding sequence ATGGATAGGAAAGAATCCCTTAAAATCACAGGTATGAGCTGTGCAGCTTGTGCAGCAAGGATTGAAAAGGGTCTGAATAAGCTTGAGGGAGTAAAGAATGCAAATGTTAATTTTGCGGTAGAAAAAGCAACTGTTGAATACGATGACAGTATGACCGATTCAGCGAAATTTCAGGAAATAATCGAAAAGCTGGGTTATGGCGTTATAAAGGAAAGCGCAAAATCCGGAAACAAAATTGAATTGAAGCTTTCCGGTATGTCCTGTGCGGCATGCTCTGCAAAAATTGAAAAAAAGCTTAGTAAGACCGAAGGAATTGTTAAGGCAGCCGTTAATCTTGCCACAGAAAAGGCAAATATTGAATACGACCCGTCTACGGTAAAAGTTTCAGACATAATAAAAATAGTTGAAGGCTTAGGCTATGGAGCGGAGAAGGCCGAGGAGGTAAACACGGATACTGAGAAAGAGCAAAGGGAGAAGGAAATAAAATCCTTGAAGCTTTCTCTGATTGTATCGGCAGTACTAAGTACTCCTCTTGTACTTGCAATGATACTGGGAATGCTGAATCTGGACAGCCCTTTGCTTTCATTACTTCATAATCAGTATTTCCAGCTGATAATAGCAACTCCGGTACAGTTTATAATTGGTTTCAGATTTTATAAACATGCATATTACGCATTGAAATCAAAAAGTGCCAACATGGATGTATTAATAGCCATGGGTACATCTGCTGCATATTTTTTCAGTCTTTACAATGTTTTTTTTGAGGAAGTTCATAAAGGCATGATGAAAGACCTCTACTTTGAAGCTGCAGCAGTTATTATTACACTTATTTTATTGGGCAAATACCTTGAAGCGGTTGCAAAGGGCAAAACTTCTGAAGCAATAAAGAAGCTTATGGGTTTGCAGGCTAAGACGGCCAGAGTACTCAGGAACGGTACTGAAGAAGACATACCTATAGAAGATGTTCTGCCCGGTGATGTCGTAATTGTAAGACCTGGAGAAAAAATTCCTGTTGATGGTAAAATATTGGAAGGTAATTCATCCATAGATGAATCAATGCTCACAGGAGAAAGCCTTCCGGTTGAGAAGAAAGCAGGCGATGTTGTAATCGGAGCAACCATAAACAAATTCGGAACCTTCCGTTTCGAAGCTACAAAGGTAGGCAAGGATACTGCATTGTCACAAATAATCAAGATGGTTGAAGATGCCCAGGGCTCAAAGGCTCCAATTCAGAAGATTGCTGACAAGGTTTCAGGTATATTTGTTCCTGTGGTTGTGGCAATTGCGTTATTAACCTTTGTAATATGGTTGCTGGTAACCGGTGATGTAACGAAGGCAATAGTAAGTGCGGTAGCAGTTTTGGTTATAGCGTGTCCATGTTCCCTTGGGTTGGCAACTCCTACCGCAATAATGGTAGGTACCGGAAAGGGTGCTGAAAACGGCATACTTATTAAAGGTGGAGAACATCTGGAAATGGCTTATAAGCTAAACGCTGTAGTTCTTGATAAAACAGGAACAATTACAAAAGGTGAGCCCGAAGTTACCGATATAGTTGTTATAGACACTTCCTATACTGAAAAAGAAATATTAAGGCTTGCGGCAATTACTGAAAAAAGTTCAGAGCATCCTTTGGGAGTAGCAATTTATGAGCATGGTAAAAAAGAACTTAGTAAAATAAATGATCCCGACAAATTTGAAGCAATACCGGGAAGAGGCGTAATGTCTGTTATAGACGGTAAAACAATATATATGGGTACCAGAAAGCTTATGAGTGAACAGGGTATTGATATGGGGAATGTTGAAGCTGACATTGCAAGACTTGAGGATGAAGGTAAAACAGCAATGCTGATGTCTATAGACAACAAACTTACTGCTCTTGTTGCAGTAGCCGATACCTTGAAGGAAAATTCAAAGGAAGCAATTGAAGAATTGAAAAATATCGGCATTGACGTATATATGATTACAGGTGACAATAAAAGGACTGCTAATGCTATTGCAAAGCTGGTAGGAATAACTAATGTACTGGCGGAGGTACTTCCTGAAAACAAGGCAGAGGAAGTAGAAAAGCTAAAAGCACAAGGCAAAATAGTTGCAATGGTTGGTGATGGAATAAACGATGCTCCGGCTTTAGCTACCGCAGACATCGGTATGGCAATAGGCACAGGTACGGATGTTGCCATTGAAGCAGCAGATATTACCCTTATGAGGGGTGATTTAAGAACCATTCCAGCTGCCATAAGACTATCAAGAAAAACAATGACCAAAATAAAACAAAATCTATTCTGGGCATTCTTCTACAATATCATAGGAATACCATTTGCAGCGCTGGGATTACTCAATCCAATGATTGCAGGTGGAGCAATGGCCTTCAGCTCTGTATCCGTAGTAACGAATTCATTAAGCCTGAAAGGTTATGAGCCAATGGATACCCGTAAGTTTGATACTGTTGAGGAGTGGCAGAAACAGGAGTGGAATACGGGTAAAAAACAATAA